The Verrucomicrobiia bacterium genome window below encodes:
- a CDS encoding VOC family protein: protein MIKAKIIGFAATKHPVKARAFYEKTLGLKFVSDDPFAIVFDVNGTMLRVQKVPELEPAGYTVLGWEVADIRAEVEGLVKKGVKFERYEFLEQDELGIWVSPAGGKIAWFKDPDGNILSLTEFK from the coding sequence GTGATAAAAGCAAAAATCATTGGTTTTGCGGCAACAAAACATCCGGTGAAGGCGCGGGCGTTCTACGAGAAGACGTTGGGGTTGAAGTTTGTGAGTGATGATCCGTTTGCGATTGTGTTTGATGTGAATGGGACAATGTTGCGGGTGCAGAAGGTGCCGGAACTGGAACCGGCGGGGTATACGGTGTTGGGGTGGGAGGTGGCGGATATTCGGGCTGAGGTGGAGGGGTTGGTGAAGAAGGGTGTGAAGTTTGAGCGGTACGAGTTTCTGGAGCAGGATGAGTTGGGGATTTGGGTGAGTCCGGCGGGTGGTAAGATTGCGTGGTTTAAGGATCCGGACGGGAACATACTTTCATTGACGGAGTTTAAGTGA
- the priA gene encoding primosomal protein N' produces the protein MTGSIARIVVDLALDREFDYRIPSHLAGTVQIGSRVAVPFGKRTAQGYVVGLANNSQYPHLKEIGDVIGKKPLLGDKVLELTRWMGKYYCCPVELCVKCALPEVVRKGKISWKERQYVKPGKISPDDLAKLKKRAPKQARALEILQKSPGMFLFKLLKLADTDAATVKKLAEKGYVHLSEQIDDRDPFAGEVFLPSESLVLTADQQKALELCNAAIDNPEKPILIHGVTGSGKTEIYLQAIEHTLHQGKDSIVLVPEIALTPQTVERFRARFQNQEVTVLHSNLSAGERHDQWHKIRDGQSHIVIGPRSAVFAPVQALGLIVVDEEHETSYKQEEAPRYNARDVAVMRGKIEHAAVVLGSATPALESYYNAQRGRYTLTSLPSRVDNQKMPLMRIIDMRQEMIRQKGLFVLSRKLRDAIQARLDKKEQVILFLNRRGYATHMFCPKCGYVAKCPNCSVSLTYHRKAAQLLCHLCGFVSRVPDKCPECRDPAIKYGGMGTEKVESSIQKTFPKARVQRMDSDMMTRKSLYREILGDFRVGKIDILVGTQMIAKGLHFPNVTLVGIIYADMALHMPDFRAAERTFQLLVQVAGRAGRGDVEGEVVVQSFTPFHSAIQYARQHDFLGFYEEEIETRQELQYPPATRMVCVTVRSRSEEKAKFVAEALARGFEKQTADLKVLMGGATPAPLAKVQNQYRYQIVMRSAQILPLVEAVGKVITAIKMPNDVSATVDVDPLSLL, from the coding sequence GTGACCGGTTCCATTGCACGTATCGTCGTCGACCTCGCCCTCGACCGCGAATTCGACTACCGCATCCCGTCGCATCTGGCAGGCACGGTCCAGATCGGCTCGCGCGTCGCCGTCCCGTTCGGCAAAAGGACTGCGCAAGGCTACGTCGTCGGCCTCGCGAACAATTCACAGTACCCGCACCTGAAAGAAATCGGCGACGTCATCGGCAAGAAACCGCTGCTCGGCGACAAAGTCCTCGAACTCACCCGTTGGATGGGCAAGTACTACTGCTGTCCCGTCGAACTCTGCGTGAAATGCGCCCTGCCCGAAGTGGTGCGCAAGGGCAAGATCAGTTGGAAAGAACGCCAGTACGTCAAGCCCGGCAAGATTTCCCCAGACGACCTCGCCAAACTCAAGAAGCGCGCCCCGAAACAAGCCCGTGCCCTGGAGATTTTGCAGAAATCTCCGGGCATGTTCCTCTTCAAGCTGTTGAAACTCGCCGACACCGACGCCGCCACGGTCAAGAAGCTCGCCGAGAAAGGCTACGTCCACCTCAGCGAGCAAATCGACGACCGCGACCCGTTCGCCGGCGAGGTCTTTCTCCCCTCCGAATCCTTGGTCCTCACAGCCGACCAACAGAAGGCATTGGAACTCTGCAACGCCGCCATCGACAACCCCGAGAAACCCATCCTCATCCATGGCGTGACCGGCAGCGGCAAGACGGAAATCTATCTCCAAGCCATCGAACACACGCTCCACCAGGGCAAGGACTCCATCGTCCTTGTCCCCGAAATCGCGCTCACCCCGCAAACCGTCGAACGTTTCCGCGCGCGCTTCCAGAATCAGGAAGTCACCGTCCTCCACAGCAACCTGAGCGCCGGCGAGCGCCACGACCAGTGGCACAAGATTCGTGATGGCCAATCCCACATCGTCATCGGCCCGCGCTCGGCCGTCTTCGCGCCCGTCCAGGCCCTCGGCCTGATCGTCGTCGACGAAGAACACGAGACGAGCTACAAACAGGAGGAAGCCCCGCGTTACAACGCGCGCGACGTCGCTGTCATGCGCGGCAAAATCGAACACGCCGCCGTCGTGCTCGGCTCCGCCACCCCGGCGCTCGAATCGTATTATAACGCGCAGCGCGGTCGCTACACCCTGACCTCTCTGCCTTCGCGCGTCGACAATCAGAAAATGCCGCTCATGCGCATCATCGACATGCGCCAGGAAATGATTCGCCAAAAAGGTCTGTTCGTTCTCTCTCGCAAACTCCGCGACGCGATCCAGGCGCGCCTCGACAAAAAAGAGCAGGTCATCCTCTTCCTCAACCGTCGCGGCTACGCCACCCACATGTTCTGCCCGAAATGCGGTTACGTGGCGAAATGCCCGAACTGCAGCGTGTCGCTCACCTACCACCGCAAGGCCGCGCAGTTGCTCTGTCACCTCTGCGGATTTGTCAGCCGCGTGCCAGACAAATGTCCCGAGTGCCGCGATCCCGCTATCAAATACGGCGGCATGGGAACCGAGAAAGTGGAATCCTCGATCCAAAAAACATTCCCGAAGGCCCGCGTCCAGCGCATGGATTCCGACATGATGACACGCAAGTCGCTCTACCGCGAAATCCTCGGCGACTTCCGCGTGGGCAAAATCGACATCCTCGTCGGCACCCAAATGATCGCAAAGGGATTGCACTTTCCAAACGTAACACTCGTCGGCATCATCTACGCCGACATGGCCCTGCACATGCCCGATTTCCGCGCCGCGGAACGTACCTTCCAACTGCTGGTCCAGGTCGCCGGCCGCGCCGGCCGTGGCGATGTCGAGGGCGAAGTCGTCGTGCAAAGTTTCACGCCGTTTCATTCCGCCATTCAATACGCCCGGCAACACGACTTCCTCGGCTTCTACGAAGAAGAAATCGAAACTCGCCAGGAACTGCAATACCCGCCCGCCACCCGCATGGTCTGCGTTACCGTCCGCAGCCGCAGCGAGGAAAAGGCCAAATTCGTCGCGGAGGCATTGGCCCGGGGATTTGAGAAACAGACCGCCGACCTCAAGGTCTTAATGGGCGGGGCGACGCCCGCGCCCCTCGCAAAAGTCCAAAACCAGTACCGCTACCAAATCGTCATGCGCAGCGCGCAGATTCTGCCGCTGGTCGAAGCCGTTGGCAAGGTCATCACCGCGATCAAGATGCCGAATGACGTGAGCGCCACGGTGGACGTCGATCCGCTCTCGCTGTTATGA